The nucleotide window CATGGGCTAGAATGAAGGTCGCGGTCATGATGGCCAAAAGGACGGGGATCGTCCACAGCAGCCGCCGCACGATATACTGAAACATACTGCAACGCGGTTTATACCTCCGCTGGGCTGGCCTGTCAACCCACCGTGTGCAATCGGACTCCACCCTGCTTGCCACGGCCCACTCCCGTTCCTATCCTATGCCATCCATCGTGAGAGAGGTGAGACGAGTGGCAATCCTGATCGACGCGGACACCCACGTGCTGGTCCAGGGGATCACCGGGAGCGAGGGGGCGTTCCACACCCGGCAGATGG belongs to Candidatus Acetothermia bacterium and includes:
- a CDS encoding succinyl-CoA synthetase, alpha subunit, with the protein product MAILIDADTHVLVQGITGSEGAFHTRQM